Proteins from one Triticum aestivum cultivar Chinese Spring chromosome 7A, IWGSC CS RefSeq v2.1, whole genome shotgun sequence genomic window:
- the LOC123150377 gene encoding low molecular mass early light-inducible protein HV90, chloroplastic: protein MATVMAMSSFAGAAVVPRGPAGRLGARSLPAPGRRALVVRAQSEGPSAPPPNKPKASTSIWDALAFSGPAPERINGRLAMVGFVTALAVEAGRGDGLLSQLGSGTGQAWFAYTVAVLSVASLVPLLQGESAEGRAGAIMNANAELWNGRFAMLGLVALAATEIITGAPFINV from the exons ATGGCGACTGTGATGGCCATGAGCTCCTTCGCCGGCGCGGCCGTCGTGCCGCGCGGCCCGGCCGGCCGCCTCGGCGCCAGGTCTCTGCCAGCGCCGGGCCGCCGCGCCCTCGTCGTCAGGGCACAGAGCGAGGGCCCGAGCGCACCACCGCCGAACAAACCCAAG GCGAGCACCTCGATCTGGGACGCGCTGGCCTTCAGCGGCCCCGCACCGGAGCGCATCAACGGGCGCCTCGCCATGGTGGGCTTCGTGACGGCGCTTGCGGTGGAGGCGGGCCGCGGCGACGGGCTCCTCTCCCAGCTCGGCAGCGGCACCGGGCAGGCGTGGTTCGCCTACACCGTGGCAGTGCTGTCCGTGGCGTCACTGGTGCCGCTGCTCCAGGGCGAGAGCGCCGAGGGCAGGGCCGGCGCCATCATGAACGCCAACGCGGAGCTCTGGAACGGCCGCTTCGCCATGCTCGGCCTCGTTGCTCTGGCGGCCACGGAGATCATCACCGGCGCGCCCTTCATCAACGTTTAA